A single window of Pontibacillus chungwhensis DNA harbors:
- the flgK gene encoding flagellar hook-associated protein FlgK, whose translation MGSTFNGLEVAKRAMYAQQSALYTTGHNISNANTPGYSRQRVNFEQTAPYPPASRNRPEIPGQVGSGVEAGTIERVRESFLDAQYRGENTKAGYWSTKAEALQKMEEIMNEPSENGLSKTMDQFWQSLQDLSTNPKDEGARSVVRQRGTAVAETFNYLSDSLQGIQTDFKNQIDITAKDISSIAKQIKDINDQIGDVEPHGYLPNDLYDKRDQLVDELSELVDIKVSTVETSDSSLEIAEGKYTIEIIGASEPLVDGKNNSYRELDVVYASDGADGEDADGPVTKLAMIDPKSKDDAVTSSLSGASLDALGSGKLKGLMESYGYKAEGAEQGIYPDMLTELDKLAAGFADSFNSIHKSGLSLNEMNGVEDEDYDGNFFTKSAETEGYAGSMAVASGIKNDLFNIAAEADGNDPTLGGGENAIKLGEASDSIVIDGKTTSFNSYYEGMIGEMAVESQEARRLEGNSETLKQSVEERRQSVSGVSLDEEMSNIIKYQHAYNAAARNLTTIDEMLDKIINGMGRVGR comes from the coding sequence ATGGGTTCGACTTTTAACGGTTTAGAAGTCGCGAAGCGCGCCATGTACGCGCAGCAGTCGGCTTTATATACAACAGGTCACAACATCTCAAACGCGAACACCCCTGGCTACTCCAGGCAGCGCGTGAACTTTGAACAAACAGCCCCGTATCCACCAGCATCTCGAAATCGTCCGGAAATTCCAGGTCAGGTTGGATCTGGTGTTGAAGCGGGTACGATCGAGCGTGTCAGAGAAAGTTTTCTGGACGCTCAGTACCGGGGAGAGAATACGAAAGCAGGCTACTGGTCAACGAAGGCTGAGGCACTTCAGAAGATGGAAGAGATTATGAACGAGCCTTCTGAGAATGGGTTATCGAAGACGATGGATCAGTTCTGGCAGTCGCTTCAGGATTTGTCTACGAATCCGAAAGATGAGGGGGCTCGTTCTGTCGTTAGGCAACGTGGGACAGCCGTAGCTGAGACTTTTAATTACTTATCAGACTCCTTACAGGGGATTCAAACCGATTTTAAAAATCAGATTGATATTACAGCGAAAGATATTAGTTCAATTGCTAAGCAGATTAAAGATATCAATGATCAAATTGGCGATGTCGAACCACACGGATACTTACCGAACGATCTCTATGACAAACGGGATCAACTGGTGGATGAATTATCTGAGCTTGTGGACATTAAAGTGAGTACAGTTGAAACGAGTGATTCTTCTCTTGAGATAGCGGAAGGGAAATATACAATCGAAATCATTGGCGCATCTGAGCCCCTGGTGGATGGAAAAAATAATTCGTACAGAGAACTTGATGTCGTTTATGCATCGGATGGAGCTGACGGTGAGGACGCAGACGGACCCGTAACTAAGCTTGCGATGATCGATCCTAAATCAAAGGATGATGCTGTTACCTCTTCTCTGTCAGGAGCGAGTTTAGATGCATTAGGTTCTGGTAAATTGAAAGGGCTAATGGAGTCCTATGGTTATAAAGCTGAGGGTGCAGAACAAGGCATCTATCCCGATATGCTAACTGAGCTAGATAAATTGGCAGCAGGCTTTGCCGATAGTTTCAACAGTATTCATAAGAGTGGATTGAGTCTCAATGAAATGAATGGCGTTGAAGACGAGGATTATGATGGAAACTTCTTCACTAAATCAGCGGAAACGGAAGGGTATGCCGGTTCCATGGCGGTAGCAAGTGGAATTAAAAACGATCTCTTCAATATTGCGGCTGAAGCGGATGGAAATGATCCTACGCTTGGCGGCGGAGAAAATGCTATAAAGCTTGGAGAAGCGTCTGATTCCATTGTCATTGATGGCAAAACGACCTCTTTTAATAGCTATTATGAAGGCATGATTGGCGAGATGGCAGTTGAGTCTCAAGAAGCCCGCCGGTTAGAAGGCAACTCTGAAACGTTGAAACAATCTGTTGAAGAACGCCGTCAATCAGTAAGCGGCGTGTCCCTTGATGAAGAGATGTCCAATATAATTAAGTACCAGCACGCGTATAACGCAGCAGCGCGAAATTTAACAACGATTGACGAGATGCTAGATAAAATAATCAACGGCATGGGCCGGGTTGGAAGGTAG
- a CDS encoding flagellar protein FlgN — protein sequence MSVQPILEVLKKHYALHESLLTLSKKKTEALKSDDIDTIQTLLVQERKHVQGINGMESKRAQLVGEWFRFHSPQTEEYTVSAMLRVLPEGEEKQALADLLESFVMVLAQLKEQEQLNTELTQQSLQFVDLTLNMIQPQTKNMNYGNPKGQQAKSESNRSMFDSKA from the coding sequence GTGTCCGTACAACCTATTTTGGAAGTATTAAAGAAGCACTACGCTTTGCATGAGAGTTTGCTAACGCTCTCTAAAAAGAAAACAGAAGCGCTGAAATCAGATGATATCGATACAATCCAGACATTACTTGTTCAGGAACGAAAGCATGTGCAGGGAATTAATGGAATGGAGAGTAAGCGAGCGCAGCTGGTAGGAGAATGGTTTCGGTTCCATTCTCCCCAAACAGAAGAGTACACGGTCTCTGCTATGTTACGTGTGTTACCTGAGGGCGAAGAGAAACAAGCGTTAGCTGATTTGCTTGAGTCCTTTGTAATGGTTCTTGCACAGTTGAAAGAACAGGAACAGCTGAACACCGAGCTCACACAACAATCGCTTCAGTTTGTAGACCTCACACTTAATATGATTCAGCCTCAAACGAAGAATATGAATTACGGAAATCCGAAGGGACAGCAAGCGAAAAGCGAATCAAATCGTTCGATGTTTGATTCGAAAGCGTAA
- a CDS encoding TIGR03826 family flagellar region protein — protein MGELSNCPRCNALFVKNVKDICPNCYKEEEAEFDKVYKFIRKQKNRAATIDQVSEATGVDRDLIMKFVKEQRLRTSMFPNMAYPCERCQSLITDGKICGECSEDIRSDLEQEEKVESLKGNDKKVSTYYNFEK, from the coding sequence ATGGGAGAGTTATCGAATTGCCCGCGCTGTAATGCGTTATTTGTGAAAAATGTAAAGGATATTTGCCCGAATTGCTATAAAGAAGAAGAAGCTGAGTTTGATAAAGTGTATAAATTTATTCGAAAGCAAAAGAACCGTGCAGCGACAATTGATCAGGTTTCTGAGGCGACTGGAGTAGATCGAGATTTGATTATGAAGTTTGTGAAGGAGCAGCGGTTACGGACATCTATGTTTCCGAATATGGCTTATCCTTGTGAACGGTGTCAATCACTTATCACAGATGGTAAAATATGTGGTGAGTGTTCAGAAGACATTCGAAGCGATCTTGAGCAGGAAGAGAAGGTTGAAAGTCTTAAAGGGAACGACAAAAAAGTTTCAACCTACTACAATTTTGAGAAATAA
- a CDS encoding DegV family protein: MKTAILTDSTAYIPQELRDRWNIHMVPLSVTIGEETYREEMDLSASDFYDMVRGAQELPKTSQPSIGVVTNKLEELSVEYDAVVAITLSSGISGTYQAIASADDMVDSIDLHVFDSEISCMVQGFYVLEAAEMADNGAMPEQIMARVNEMQSSIRAYFMVDDLSHLHRGGRLNGAQALVGSLLQVKPVLHFVDKVIVPFEKIRTRKKALKRVKGLFEEVAEKGQPMKATIIHANREEDAQEILDELQEKYPNVEFVLSYFGPVIGTHLGEGALGIGWFER; encoded by the coding sequence ATGAAAACAGCGATCTTAACGGATAGTACGGCTTACATCCCTCAGGAGCTTCGGGACCGCTGGAACATTCATATGGTTCCCCTGAGCGTGACGATTGGGGAAGAAACGTATCGTGAGGAAATGGATTTGTCCGCTTCGGATTTCTACGATATGGTGCGCGGTGCTCAGGAACTGCCGAAGACGTCTCAGCCTTCGATTGGCGTTGTAACGAATAAATTAGAAGAGCTTTCGGTTGAGTATGATGCCGTTGTGGCGATCACGCTTTCAAGTGGCATTAGCGGAACGTATCAGGCAATTGCGAGTGCGGATGATATGGTGGATTCGATTGACCTTCATGTGTTCGATTCTGAAATTAGCTGTATGGTTCAGGGCTTTTATGTGTTAGAAGCGGCTGAGATGGCTGATAATGGAGCGATGCCTGAACAGATTATGGCGCGCGTGAATGAGATGCAGTCTTCGATACGGGCTTACTTTATGGTAGATGATCTTTCTCATCTCCATCGTGGTGGACGTTTGAATGGTGCCCAGGCGCTTGTGGGGAGTTTGCTTCAGGTGAAGCCGGTTCTTCATTTTGTGGACAAGGTAATTGTTCCGTTTGAAAAGATTCGTACGCGCAAAAAGGCGCTTAAGCGTGTGAAAGGGTTGTTTGAAGAGGTTGCTGAAAAGGGGCAGCCGATGAAGGCGACGATTATTCATGCGAATCGTGAAGAGGATGCGCAGGAGATTTTGGATGAGCTTCAGGAGAAGTATCCGAATGTTGAGTTTGTGCTTAGTTATTTTGGGCCTGTTATTGGGACGCATTTAGGTGAGGGTGCGCTTGGTATTGGGTGGTTTGAGCGGTAG
- a CDS encoding ComF family protein, with protein MHCLWCDAEIIKEVNWNNLFKLPEDEVICQGCKEQMVLIQGPTCPQCSREMDSEDICEDCVRWGGAGLDWNVSLYKYNDFLKEVVAKWKYRGDYVLVDLFMEDFKKRFETLRVSEETILVPVPLSDERMVERGFNQSEALANALPLQRGNLLSRIHSEKQSKKSRRDRMTTENPFSLNASISKPVLLIDDIYTTGRTLQHAAHLLKEAGASTVFSYTLIRG; from the coding sequence ATGCATTGTTTATGGTGTGATGCTGAGATTATAAAAGAGGTGAATTGGAATAATCTGTTTAAGCTCCCGGAGGATGAGGTGATCTGTCAGGGCTGTAAGGAGCAGATGGTGCTCATTCAGGGGCCTACCTGTCCTCAGTGTTCTCGGGAGATGGATAGTGAAGATATATGTGAAGACTGTGTTCGATGGGGAGGGGCTGGTCTTGATTGGAATGTCTCTCTTTACAAGTATAACGATTTTCTGAAAGAGGTTGTGGCTAAGTGGAAGTACCGAGGGGATTATGTGTTAGTTGATTTGTTTATGGAAGATTTCAAGAAGCGGTTCGAGACTCTGAGAGTATCTGAAGAAACAATTCTTGTACCAGTTCCTCTTTCGGATGAGCGTATGGTAGAACGAGGGTTCAATCAATCTGAGGCTCTGGCGAACGCTTTGCCACTTCAAAGGGGAAATCTTTTAAGTAGAATCCATTCTGAGAAACAATCGAAAAAATCTCGTCGGGATCGGATGACCACAGAGAATCCATTTTCGCTTAACGCATCTATCTCAAAACCAGTTCTTCTTATCGATGACATCTACACAACAGGCAGAACGCTTCAACATGCAGCTCACCTCCTAAAAGAAGCGGGAGCATCAACTGTTTTTTCTTATACCCTAATCCGAGGATAA
- the flgM gene encoding flagellar biosynthesis anti-sigma factor FlgM: MRINGPNHSNFNPYRKNINTQQQAGETSAKKDKIEISNEAKQMQEHQKAKETRKQHIESLKQKVDSGEYQVDAKQTAASMVNFWKNR; the protein is encoded by the coding sequence ATGAGAATCAACGGACCAAATCATTCAAACTTTAACCCTTATAGGAAGAACATAAATACTCAACAACAAGCGGGAGAAACGTCCGCTAAAAAAGATAAAATAGAAATTTCGAATGAAGCTAAACAGATGCAAGAACACCAGAAAGCGAAAGAAACGAGAAAGCAGCACATTGAATCCTTAAAACAAAAGGTCGATTCAGGTGAATACCAGGTTGATGCGAAGCAGACAGCAGCGAGTATGGTCAACTTTTGGAAGAATCGCTAA
- a CDS encoding sensor histidine kinase: MPESKIGEKALDSIIQEMIDTVTNSKDEIFQIGEQSRNEFEQLDRELKDTKMQVVEIIDAGDTLERQVRFSRMRLSEVSKHFDRYSEQEIREVYEQTHQLQMQLSVKREQEKQLRERRDELERRLRKLEDTVERADALGGKISVVLNYLNDDFRQVTEALEDAKEKQAFGLQIIEAQEEERRRLSREIHDGPAQMLANVMLRSDLIDRTFRQRGVNEALKEIKEVRGMVRSALYEVRRIIYDLRPMALDDLGLVPTLKKYLATVEEYNSIEIPFTPYGVEKRLDPKYEVALFRLVQEAVQNAVKHAEASRIEVKFELKRSLVNIIVKDDGKGFDTSQKKEKSFGLVGMRERVEMLDGEITIDSQVGSGTIIMIQVPLN; the protein is encoded by the coding sequence ATGCCGGAGAGTAAAATTGGTGAAAAAGCACTTGATTCCATCATCCAAGAGATGATCGATACTGTGACAAATAGTAAAGACGAAATATTTCAAATCGGCGAGCAGTCCCGAAATGAGTTCGAACAACTTGATCGTGAATTGAAAGACACGAAAATGCAAGTTGTTGAAATTATAGATGCGGGAGATACGCTAGAACGACAAGTGCGTTTCTCCAGGATGCGATTATCTGAAGTTAGTAAGCATTTCGACCGTTACTCCGAGCAGGAGATTCGCGAAGTGTATGAGCAGACGCATCAACTCCAAATGCAACTTTCCGTCAAGCGTGAGCAGGAAAAACAACTCCGGGAACGAAGAGATGAATTAGAACGTCGCTTAAGAAAACTTGAAGATACGGTCGAACGTGCCGATGCATTAGGTGGGAAGATATCAGTTGTTCTTAACTACTTAAATGATGACTTCAGACAAGTGACAGAGGCACTGGAGGATGCGAAGGAAAAGCAGGCGTTTGGGCTTCAGATTATTGAGGCACAAGAGGAGGAACGTCGTCGTTTATCACGAGAGATCCACGATGGACCGGCGCAAATGCTCGCAAACGTGATGCTTCGTTCTGACTTAATCGACCGGACATTCAGGCAGCGGGGCGTTAATGAAGCGTTGAAAGAAATTAAGGAAGTGCGTGGCATGGTCCGATCGGCACTCTATGAAGTGCGTCGTATTATTTACGATTTAAGACCAATGGCCTTGGATGACCTTGGGCTTGTGCCAACGCTTAAGAAATACTTAGCGACTGTTGAAGAGTACAACAGTATTGAAATTCCGTTCACGCCGTATGGAGTAGAAAAACGTCTCGATCCAAAATACGAAGTAGCTTTATTCAGACTCGTTCAAGAAGCTGTGCAGAATGCTGTGAAGCACGCGGAAGCATCGCGAATTGAGGTAAAATTCGAACTGAAACGCTCGCTAGTGAACATTATTGTAAAAGATGATGGAAAAGGATTCGACACAAGCCAAAAGAAAGAAAAATCATTCGGACTTGTCGGTATGAGAGAGCGGGTAGAAATGCTTGATGGGGAGATCACCATTGATTCTCAGGTTGGTTCAGGTACGATCATCATGATTCAAGTGCCCCTGAACTAA
- a CDS encoding response regulator: MNTNIVLIDDHKLFREGVKRILEFEPSFNVVAEGDDGESASALVDEHRPDVVLMDINMPQMNGVQATAELIAKYPDMKVIILSIHDDENYVTHALKTGAQGYLLKEMDSDALIEAIKVVSEGGSYLHPRVTHNLVKEYRRLSEDGSRSGSSSQQGRTIEYRKPLHLLTRRECEVLQLLADGKSNRGVAESLYISEKTVKNHVSNILQKMNVNDRTQAVVTAIKNGWVEVL, encoded by the coding sequence ATGAATACGAACATAGTATTAATTGACGACCATAAATTATTTCGTGAAGGCGTAAAGCGAATCTTAGAATTTGAACCATCCTTCAATGTAGTAGCAGAAGGGGACGACGGTGAATCAGCTTCGGCTTTAGTAGATGAACATCGCCCAGACGTCGTGCTTATGGATATCAACATGCCACAAATGAACGGGGTACAAGCAACAGCTGAGCTGATTGCAAAATATCCGGACATGAAGGTTATCATTCTATCGATTCACGATGATGAGAACTACGTGACACACGCTCTTAAGACAGGTGCTCAAGGATATCTATTAAAAGAAATGGATTCAGACGCCTTAATTGAAGCAATCAAAGTCGTAAGCGAAGGCGGCTCTTACTTGCATCCACGTGTCACCCATAATCTTGTAAAAGAATACCGTCGTCTATCAGAAGATGGTAGCCGAAGCGGCTCAAGCAGCCAGCAAGGCCGTACAATTGAGTACCGTAAACCACTTCACCTGCTAACACGCCGTGAGTGTGAAGTTCTTCAGTTACTTGCAGACGGGAAAAGCAACCGCGGGGTAGCGGAGTCCCTTTATATTAGTGAGAAGACGGTAAAGAACCATGTGAGTAATATCTTACAAAAAATGAACGTAAACGACCGTACGCAGGCTGTTGTGACAGCGATTAAGAACGGTTGGGTTGAAGTATTATAA
- a CDS encoding DEAD/DEAH box helicase produces the protein MIKRLINWWDGRYDRQFLVVSPLSPNDSTDEQSPYSLTLSGKLLLEHQLPVDKDELIQKKYLTKIPAITKKHFDYTCHRCGNRVQRFFGSWPCRCGDCVYCRKCVVMGRVSFCSSLYIWTGPRASFPCLSNACAWEGELSRYQRTASGRIREAVDERSRLLVWAVCGAGKTEMLFAGLEKAFAEGKRVCLATPRADVVRELRPRFARAFPDIKIVARYGGSEEVDEGAQFLLATTHQLLYYARAFDVMIIDEVDAFPYHSDPMLPYSSARALKTDGSLIYLTATPRLDLKIRSHLNILPTVFVPQRFHGHPLPVPVFRSSFDLKRRVVPKGLKVWLQEKKKAGRRVLLFASTIEKAEKLTIELPGSIAAHSEDPERETKIQRFREKEVDLLITTTILERGVTFPSIDVAVLDAGHDVFDEAALVQIAGRAGRSPDDPSGDVVFFHNGASDGMVNARDSIRRMNKLAEKGAE, from the coding sequence TTGATCAAACGTTTGATCAATTGGTGGGATGGCCGATATGATAGGCAGTTTTTGGTTGTTTCGCCGTTATCCCCGAATGATTCTACTGATGAACAATCCCCTTATTCTCTTACCCTCTCTGGTAAACTTCTGCTTGAGCATCAGCTTCCTGTTGATAAGGATGAACTTATTCAGAAGAAGTATCTTACGAAAATTCCTGCTATTACGAAGAAACATTTTGACTATACGTGTCATCGTTGTGGGAACCGGGTGCAGCGTTTTTTTGGTTCTTGGCCTTGTCGGTGTGGTGATTGTGTGTATTGTCGGAAGTGTGTGGTGATGGGGCGGGTGAGTTTTTGTTCTTCTCTTTATATTTGGACGGGGCCGCGGGCTTCTTTTCCATGTTTGAGTAATGCTTGTGCTTGGGAGGGGGAGCTTTCGCGATATCAGCGTACTGCTTCGGGTCGGATTCGGGAGGCGGTTGATGAGCGGTCTCGTCTTTTGGTCTGGGCGGTTTGTGGTGCTGGGAAGACGGAGATGTTGTTTGCTGGGCTTGAGAAGGCTTTTGCGGAGGGGAAGCGGGTTTGTTTGGCTACGCCTCGGGCTGATGTGGTTCGGGAGTTGAGGCCTCGGTTTGCTCGTGCTTTCCCTGATATTAAGATTGTGGCTCGTTATGGGGGGAGTGAGGAGGTGGATGAGGGGGCTCAGTTCCTTTTGGCGACGACTCATCAGCTACTTTATTACGCAAGGGCTTTTGATGTGATGATTATTGATGAGGTGGATGCTTTTCCTTATCACTCTGATCCTATGCTTCCGTACTCTTCTGCCAGAGCGTTGAAAACAGATGGCTCTCTTATTTACCTCACGGCTACTCCTCGGTTAGACCTCAAAATTCGCTCTCACCTTAATATTCTTCCTACTGTTTTTGTACCTCAACGATTTCATGGTCATCCACTGCCTGTTCCGGTTTTTCGTTCTAGTTTTGATTTGAAGAGGCGTGTTGTGCCAAAAGGTTTGAAAGTGTGGCTGCAAGAAAAGAAGAAGGCAGGGCGTCGGGTTCTTTTGTTTGCTTCTACTATTGAAAAAGCTGAGAAGTTAACGATTGAGTTGCCTGGTAGTATAGCTGCTCACAGTGAAGATCCGGAACGGGAGACGAAGATTCAGCGCTTCCGTGAAAAAGAGGTGGACCTTTTGATTACGACGACGATTCTGGAGCGAGGGGTTACGTTTCCGTCTATTGATGTAGCGGTGCTTGATGCTGGGCATGATGTGTTTGATGAAGCGGCACTTGTTCAGATAGCGGGTCGTGCGGGGCGGAGCCCGGATGATCCTTCAGGGGATGTTGTGTTCTTTCATAATGGTGCTTCTGATGGAATGGTTAATGCACGAGATTCGATTCGCCGTATGAATAAGTTGGCTGAGAAGGGGGCGGAGTAG
- a CDS encoding YigZ family protein has translation MLNNYLTVNGEGFEEIVIQKSRFIGYVKRVETEEEAKAFVQEIKKKHNNATHNCSAYMVGEHDQIQKAHDDGEPSGTAGVPILNVLKKKGLKDTAVVVTRYFGGIKLGAGGLIRAYSSATSAGLETTGIVRRQLMRTMKVTADYTLLGKLENELRNSQYAIKGIEYLEHVEIEVYVVEGEEDSFTSWMVDLTSDQAKITQEEVSYMETDVTAEKGD, from the coding sequence ATGCTAAACAATTATCTGACAGTAAATGGTGAAGGTTTTGAAGAAATTGTTATTCAGAAGTCTCGTTTCATTGGATATGTAAAACGTGTAGAAACAGAAGAAGAAGCAAAAGCATTTGTACAAGAGATTAAGAAGAAGCACAATAACGCCACTCATAACTGCTCCGCTTATATGGTAGGAGAACATGATCAAATACAAAAAGCACACGATGACGGGGAACCAAGCGGAACCGCCGGTGTGCCGATTTTAAATGTCTTAAAGAAAAAAGGGTTAAAAGACACCGCCGTAGTCGTTACCCGTTACTTTGGGGGGATTAAACTTGGTGCCGGAGGTTTAATTCGTGCCTACTCAAGTGCAACCTCTGCAGGTCTTGAAACGACTGGTATTGTAAGACGTCAATTAATGCGAACGATGAAAGTGACAGCTGACTACACACTTCTTGGCAAGCTTGAGAACGAGCTCAGGAACAGCCAATATGCCATAAAAGGGATTGAATACCTCGAACATGTGGAAATAGAAGTATATGTAGTCGAAGGCGAAGAAGATTCGTTTACGTCTTGGATGGTCGATCTCACCAGTGACCAGGCGAAGATTACGCAAGAAGAAGTTTCCTACATGGAAACGGATGTCACGGCTGAAAAAGGAGACTAA
- a CDS encoding LCP family protein, producing the protein MKRKRTSKKKVFLWSFIVLFLLGAGIVSGYGAYLTDKAKQATTSSQLELKRGDMSKKRDEIVDPYQDNISILFLGVDDSEKRDYDSNARSDAMVLATLNEEEKSIKLVSIPRDSYAYIPQMDKMDKITHAHAYGGVDYAVSTVENLFDVPVDYYVRLNFNAFVETVDTLGGIEFDVPFDMTEKNSDDQHGAIQLEEGQQDITGEEALALARSRQYDSDQARGKRQMEILQSIFDEASDMKSVTKYGSLIDSIGNNMKTNMSFDEMSALHNYVLNRNISFETMQLDGEGTYINDLYYFKVYDDSLASIQNELQTHLDLTQPNDTIDEKNKKDSSYAKKSSSEKEEDKDY; encoded by the coding sequence ATGAAACGCAAAAGAACATCGAAGAAAAAAGTTTTTCTTTGGTCCTTTATTGTTCTTTTCTTATTAGGAGCAGGCATCGTATCAGGATATGGAGCCTACTTAACCGACAAAGCGAAACAAGCGACAACAAGCTCTCAGCTTGAGCTAAAGCGTGGCGATATGTCGAAAAAACGTGATGAAATCGTCGATCCATACCAGGACAACATCTCGATTCTATTCCTCGGCGTTGACGATAGTGAAAAGCGAGACTATGACAGTAATGCTCGCTCAGATGCAATGGTGCTCGCCACATTAAACGAGGAAGAGAAATCTATTAAACTCGTAAGCATACCCCGTGACTCTTATGCCTACATTCCACAAATGGACAAGATGGATAAAATCACTCACGCCCATGCCTACGGAGGAGTCGATTACGCGGTATCAACTGTTGAGAACTTATTTGATGTCCCTGTCGATTACTATGTACGCCTGAACTTCAATGCATTCGTTGAAACAGTGGACACCCTTGGTGGTATCGAGTTTGACGTACCGTTTGATATGACGGAGAAAAATAGTGATGACCAGCATGGCGCCATTCAGCTTGAAGAAGGGCAGCAAGATATTACCGGGGAAGAAGCTCTAGCCCTTGCTCGTTCCCGGCAGTATGACAGTGACCAGGCTCGCGGTAAACGACAAATGGAGATTCTTCAATCGATCTTTGACGAAGCGTCAGACATGAAATCCGTTACCAAATACGGCTCTCTGATTGATTCGATCGGTAACAATATGAAGACAAACATGAGCTTTGATGAAATGAGCGCACTTCACAATTACGTACTAAACCGTAATATCTCGTTTGAAACGATGCAGCTAGACGGGGAAGGTACCTATATAAACGATCTCTATTATTTCAAAGTATACGATGACAGCCTCGCTTCCATTCAAAATGAGTTACAAACACACCTTGATCTAACCCAACCCAATGACACCATAGATGAGAAAAATAAAAAGGATAGCTCCTATGCTAAAAAATCATCTTCAGAAAAAGAAGAAGACAAAGATTATTAA